From one Salinibacterium hongtaonis genomic stretch:
- a CDS encoding MDR family MFS transporter: MTASAPSTQPGTTIGPADARTPSRNRLVIGLLLVSAFVVILNETIMSVAQPRLMSDLGISYSTVQWLTTGFMLTMAIVIPITGFLLERLSTRTVFLTAMTLFSIGTLVCAIAPDFSLLLAGRIVQACGTAIMMPLLMTTVMTLVAPEARGRTMGNISIVISVAPALGPTISGIILNALDWRWMFWLVLPIAIGSLILGAARIENVTEPRKVPVDTLSVILSAFGFGGLIYGLSSLGAAASGSVAVPVWVPLAVGVAALVLFVLRQLMLQRGDRALLDLRVFRSAQFSIATVMMMISMVALFGTIIMLPIFMQDVLGFEPVMAGLMLLPGGLLSGILAPFVGRLFDRVGPTPLVVPGAIIVSLAFWWLSSLGEGSSSAGVLVGHIGLSTGLALLFTPLFTSALGSLTPSLYSHGSAIIGTVQQVAGAAGTALFITLLTVRSVALESDGASAVAATAGGIQTAFMWGAIVSIFAIVAAFFVRRPRDVPSELPIGH, from the coding sequence ATGACCGCCAGCGCGCCCAGTACACAGCCGGGAACGACCATAGGGCCCGCCGATGCCCGCACCCCTTCCCGCAACCGCCTGGTGATCGGGCTCTTGCTGGTGTCGGCCTTTGTCGTGATCTTGAACGAGACGATTATGAGCGTGGCCCAGCCGCGCTTGATGAGCGACCTGGGCATCTCCTACAGCACCGTGCAATGGCTCACCACCGGGTTCATGTTGACCATGGCGATCGTCATCCCAATCACCGGATTCCTGCTGGAGCGGCTCTCGACCCGCACGGTCTTCCTCACCGCAATGACCCTGTTCAGCATCGGCACGCTCGTCTGCGCAATCGCGCCAGACTTCTCCCTGCTCCTTGCGGGCCGCATCGTTCAGGCCTGCGGAACCGCCATCATGATGCCGCTTTTGATGACCACGGTCATGACTCTCGTGGCCCCCGAGGCCCGCGGTCGCACGATGGGCAACATCTCCATCGTGATCTCCGTTGCTCCCGCACTCGGGCCGACCATCTCGGGCATCATCCTTAACGCCCTCGACTGGCGCTGGATGTTCTGGTTGGTTCTTCCCATCGCCATCGGATCTCTCATCCTCGGCGCCGCCCGCATCGAGAACGTAACCGAGCCTCGCAAGGTGCCCGTCGATACTCTCTCCGTAATCCTCTCCGCCTTTGGTTTCGGCGGTCTGATCTATGGGCTTAGCAGCCTCGGCGCCGCCGCCTCTGGATCTGTGGCCGTGCCGGTCTGGGTTCCCCTCGCGGTGGGCGTCGCTGCCCTGGTGCTCTTCGTGCTGCGTCAGCTCATGTTGCAGCGCGGAGACCGGGCCCTGCTCGACCTGCGTGTCTTTCGTTCTGCGCAGTTCAGCATCGCCACCGTCATGATGATGATCAGCATGGTCGCGCTCTTTGGAACGATCATCATGCTGCCCATCTTCATGCAGGATGTTCTCGGCTTTGAGCCCGTGATGGCAGGCCTCATGCTGCTGCCCGGCGGACTCCTTTCGGGCATCCTCGCCCCGTTCGTCGGTCGCCTCTTTGACCGGGTTGGGCCGACGCCACTCGTGGTGCCCGGCGCGATTATCGTGAGCCTCGCATTTTGGTGGCTCTCGTCACTGGGCGAGGGGTCGTCGTCCGCGGGAGTCCTCGTCGGGCACATTGGTCTCAGCACGGGCCTCGCACTGCTCTTCACCCCGCTATTCACCTCTGCTCTCGGCTCACTCACCCCGTCCCTGTATTCGCACGGAAGCGCCATAATCGGCACGGTGCAGCAGGTGGCGGGAGCCGCGGGAACGGCCCTCTTCATTACCCTCTTGACGGTGCGCTCCGTCGCCCTTGAGTCCGACGGGGCTTCTGCGGTCGCGGCGACAGCCGGTGGCATCCAAACCGCGTTCATGTGGGGTGCGATCGTCTCCATTTTTGCGATCGTGGCCGCGTTCTTTGTGCGCCGCCCTCGCGATGTGCCGTCAGAATTG